In Candidatus Pantoea floridensis, the genomic window CATCTGGCAGGCGGCCTTCGCGTTCCAGAATCTGGGCTTTTGTCTCTTCACCAATCATGCGCTGGAATTCACGAACGATGGTCGGGAACGGGTGCGGACCCGCCGCGGTGCCGAGCATATAGTGCGCGGTTTCGTAGCTGCCAGACCAGTCACGCAATGCCTCATTACAGGCATCTTTCAATGTTGCGCTGCCGCTGTGCACCGGAATGACCTCCGCACCCATCAAACGCATACGAAATACGTTTGGCGACTGGCGTTCAACATCTTTAGCACCCATATAAATGCGGCACTTCATGCCGAGCAGGGCGCAGGCTAACGCCGAGGCCACGCCGTGTTGACCCGCGCCGGTTTCAGCGATGATCTCATTTTTACCCATGCGCTTCGCCAGCAATGCCTGACCCAGCACCTGGTTGGTTTTGTGTGCGCCGCCGTGCAGCAGGTCTTCACGTTTCAAATAAAGGCGCGTTTTTGTGCCTTTGGTGAGATTACTACACAGCGTCAAAGCCGTTGGACGCCCGGCATAGTTTTTCAGCAGGTCAGTAAACTCGGCCTGAAACTCCGGATCGCGCTGTGCTTCGACGAAGGCATTTTCCAGCTGGCGCAGCGCTGGCATCAGGATTTGCGGCACATATTGGCCGCCAAACTCGCCAAAATAGGGATTCAATAACGTGGTCATTTTTTCATCTTCCTTATTCGGCCCGCACGATGGCGGGCAAGCGAAATTAATAGGCGCGCAGCGTGCGGAATACCGCTGCGACTTTACCGGCATCTTTAATGCCCGGGGCAGACTCTACGCCAGAGTTGAAGTCGAGGCCGGCACAGCCGAGTTGAGCGGCTTCGACGCAGTTATCAGCGCTTAAGCCACCGGCCAGCAGTACATTGCCGAGATCCTGACCTTGCAGCAGTGACCAATCGAAACGCTGACCGCTACCGCCCTGGCCGTTATCGAACACGTAGCGATCAACATGTTGCCAATCACGTGCTGGCAAATGCTCCTTGATGCTGAGCGCTTTCCAAATCTGCGTCTCAGCGGGGATGGCGGCACGCAGCTCTGCGACAAATGCTCGGTCTTCATCACCGTGCAGCTGTACGGCTGCAAGCTTCAAGGTTAACGCTGAGGTGACAATGTCACTTATTGCGTTATTGCGGAATACGCCTACGTATTTCAATGGAGCAGCAGACTGAACCACTTGCGCTTGTTCAATACTGATTTGACGCGGCGAACCTTCAGCGAAAATCAGTCCACCGTAGATGGCTCCGGCTTCTTGTGCCACTCGTGCATCTTCGGCGCGAGTCAGGCCGCAAACTTTGTTATCGCCGAGTAACACGCGACGCACGCCAGCGGTGAGATTGGCTTCTTCCATCAGCGCGGAACCAATCAGGAAGCCATTCGCGAAATGGCTTAACTCACGCACTTGCGCATAGTTATGAATACCCGATTCGCTAATGACTGTTACACCATGCCCAAGGCGCGGCGCCAGCTGACGCGTGCGGTTGAGGTCGATGGATAAATCACGCAGGTCGCGGTTATTAATCCCAACCACTTTGGCTTCCAGCGCAATTGCGCGCTCCAGCTCTGCTTCATTGCTCACTTCCGTCAGCACGCCCATTTTCAGGCTGTGCGCTACGGCGGCGAGTTGGCGATATTGTTCATCATCCAACACCGAGAGCATCAGCAGAATGGCGTCGGCTTGATAGTGGCGGGCCAGATAGATCTGATAAGGATCGATGATGAAGTCTTTACACAACACCGGTTGCGTAATGGCCGCGCTGACAATAGGCAGGAACGAAAAATCGCCCTGGAAGTATTTTTCATCGGTTAACACCGATACCGCAGAAGCGTAGTGACGATAAACGCCAGCAATAGCCGCAGGATCGAAATCCTCGCGGATCAGCCCTTTAGAAGGCGATGCTTTTTTGCATTCCAGGATGAATACCGTGCGCGAACCACGCAGCGCATCGTAAAAATGACGTGCGGCAGGCTGTAAATCGTTCTGGAACGTGGCGAGCGGCTGCTGTGCCTGGCGCGCCTCAACCCACACGGCTTTGTCTTGTACGATTTTCTCTAAAACAGTGCCCTTAATACTCATCTCATCCTCTCGCTGCCAGAGCGACAACGCGCTCATAAGCCTGTCCGCTGCGAATGGCAGCGATGGCGCGCTGTGCGTTGTCGCGCAAATCTTCATTTCCGAATACTTTCAGTAACATTGCGACGTTCACCGCAACGGCCTGCTCATGGGCCGGCTGGCCTTTACCCTGGAGTAAACGGGTAAGAATGTCACGGTTTTCTTCCGGCGTCCCGCCAGCCAGCGCGTCTTTATCATGGAAGCCAAAACCGAAGTCCTCTGGCGTCAGCTGATAACCGGTAATCTCACCATCGCGCAGCTCAGCCACTTGCGTTGGGCTATGCAGCGCGACTTCATCCATGCCGCCACCGTGTACCACCGCTGCACGCTGATAACCCAATACTTTTAACGTTTGCGCAATCGGCAACACCAGTTCTGGGCTATACACGCCAATCACCGCGAGTGGAGGGCGCGCCGGATTAATCAACGGGCCCAGCACATTGAAGATGGTACGTGTTTTCAGCTGTTGACGTACCGGCATCGCGTGACGGAAACCGCTGTGGTACTGCGGCGCAAACAGGAAGCAGACGTTCAGGTCATCCAGCGCCTTGCGGGCTTTTTCCGCCGGCATGTCGAGATTAATGCCAAATGCCGCCAGTAGATCGGATGAGCCTGATTTACTGGAGACGCTGCGGTTACCATGCTTGGCAACTTTCAAACCGCAGGTAGCCGCCACAAAGGCGCTAGCGGTGGAAATGTTGATGCTGTTGCTGCCATCACCGCCGGTACCGACGATATCGGCAAAGGTGTAATCCGGACGCGGAAACGGTTTGGCATCTTCCAGCAGCGCTGAGGCCGCGCCGGCGATCTCCTCCGGACGTTCACCACGGACTTTCATGGCAACCAGCGCGGCGGCCAACTGCGTTGGTTCCAGCTGGCCAGTAATAATGGCGCTAAATAGCTGATGACTTTCGCCCTGGCTCAGCGTTTCAGACTGATAAAGTTTTTCCAGAATAGTTTGCATCATAATCTCCCTATTACTTCGCCAGCGCCCAGGCCAACGTCTGTTCTAACAAGCGTGCGCCCTGAGTGGTGAGAATGGATTCGGGGTGGAACTGGAAGCCGCATACACGGTCAGCATCGTGGCGCACAGCCATCACCATGCCGTTGTAGCTGGCGTTTACAGTCAACTCCGCAGGCGTATTGCTGCCCACCAGGGAGTGATAACGCGCTACCGGCAGCGGGTTACTCAGGCCGGCAAACATGCC contains:
- the trpCF gene encoding bifunctional indole-3-glycerol-phosphate synthase TrpC/phosphoribosylanthranilate isomerase TrpF, giving the protein MSIKGTVLEKIVQDKAVWVEARQAQQPLATFQNDLQPAARHFYDALRGSRTVFILECKKASPSKGLIREDFDPAAIAGVYRHYASAVSVLTDEKYFQGDFSFLPIVSAAITQPVLCKDFIIDPYQIYLARHYQADAILLMLSVLDDEQYRQLAAVAHSLKMGVLTEVSNEAELERAIALEAKVVGINNRDLRDLSIDLNRTRQLAPRLGHGVTVISESGIHNYAQVRELSHFANGFLIGSALMEEANLTAGVRRVLLGDNKVCGLTRAEDARVAQEAGAIYGGLIFAEGSPRQISIEQAQVVQSAAPLKYVGVFRNNAISDIVTSALTLKLAAVQLHGDEDRAFVAELRAAIPAETQIWKALSIKEHLPARDWQHVDRYVFDNGQGGSGQRFDWSLLQGQDLGNVLLAGGLSADNCVEAAQLGCAGLDFNSGVESAPGIKDAGKVAAVFRTLRAY
- the trpB gene encoding tryptophan synthase subunit beta, which produces MTTLLNPYFGEFGGQYVPQILMPALRQLENAFVEAQRDPEFQAEFTDLLKNYAGRPTALTLCSNLTKGTKTRLYLKREDLLHGGAHKTNQVLGQALLAKRMGKNEIIAETGAGQHGVASALACALLGMKCRIYMGAKDVERQSPNVFRMRLMGAEVIPVHSGSATLKDACNEALRDWSGSYETAHYMLGTAAGPHPFPTIVREFQRMIGEETKAQILEREGRLPDAVLACVGGGSNAIGMFADFIDETSVGLIGVEPAGHGIETGEHGAPLKHGRVGIYFGMKAPMMQTEEGQIEESYSISAGLDFPSVGPQHAHLNSIGRAEYVSITDDEALSAFKELCRSEGIIPALESSHALAHALKMIHENPDKEQLLVVNLSGRGDKDIFTVHDILKAKGEI